A part of Desulforegulaceae bacterium genomic DNA contains:
- the proS gene encoding proline--tRNA ligase — translation MAKKSKTAVTPTRSEDYPEWYQQVVKVSELAESSPVRGCMVIKPWGYALWENMVRALDDMFKKTGVKNAYFPLFIPLGFMEKEAEHVEGFAKECAVVTHHRLESDGKGGLKPAGELAEPLIVRPTSETIIGAQFAKWVTSYRDLPLLINQWANVVRWEMRTRTFLRTSEFLWQEGHTAHSTSEEALSRTNMMLEVYKDFVENYLAIPVLHGRKSESEKFPGAVETLCIEAMMQDKKALQTGTSHFLGQNFSKASGIKFQNEEGVEELAYTTSWGASTRMIGGIIMVHGDDDGIMLPPRVASANLVILPVFPKNSDKDKIISFCDSIYDSLLDLKYFGKNLIIEKDYRDVPGKNWEWIKKGVPLRIEIGPRDIENNSIMVSRRDLGPKEKKSFTIDELKSCICDIFDEIHDSMFEKAKQFLAANTKEINNKDKFISFFTPENLEKPEIHGGFAVSGWCGDPECEEKIQEELKVTIRCLPFGYKVNQGEQCVYCEKKAKEKAVFAKAY, via the coding sequence ATGGCAAAAAAGTCAAAAACAGCAGTAACTCCTACAAGAAGCGAAGATTATCCTGAATGGTATCAGCAGGTGGTTAAGGTGTCTGAACTTGCAGAGTCATCCCCTGTAAGAGGGTGTATGGTGATAAAACCCTGGGGTTATGCTCTTTGGGAGAATATGGTCAGAGCTCTTGATGATATGTTTAAAAAAACAGGAGTTAAAAATGCTTATTTCCCCTTGTTTATTCCCCTAGGGTTTATGGAAAAAGAGGCAGAGCATGTAGAAGGGTTTGCCAAAGAATGTGCTGTTGTTACCCATCACAGGCTTGAGTCAGACGGAAAAGGCGGGCTTAAGCCTGCTGGAGAGCTTGCCGAGCCTTTGATTGTAAGGCCCACCTCTGAAACCATAATTGGGGCTCAGTTTGCCAAATGGGTTACAAGTTATCGTGATTTGCCCCTTCTTATCAATCAATGGGCCAATGTTGTAAGATGGGAAATGCGTACAAGAACATTTTTAAGAACAAGTGAGTTTTTATGGCAGGAAGGTCATACTGCTCATTCTACATCTGAAGAAGCTCTTTCAAGAACAAATATGATGCTTGAAGTTTATAAGGATTTTGTGGAAAATTATCTTGCAATCCCAGTTCTTCACGGAAGAAAATCTGAATCTGAAAAATTCCCCGGAGCAGTTGAAACTTTGTGTATAGAAGCCATGATGCAGGATAAAAAAGCACTTCAGACCGGAACATCTCATTTTTTGGGACAAAATTTTTCAAAGGCTTCAGGAATAAAGTTTCAAAATGAAGAAGGTGTTGAAGAGTTGGCTTATACAACTTCCTGGGGAGCTTCAACAAGAATGATAGGTGGAATTATAATGGTACATGGGGATGATGACGGAATAATGCTTCCCCCAAGAGTTGCTTCGGCAAACTTAGTAATTCTTCCTGTATTTCCCAAAAACAGTGACAAAGATAAAATTATTTCCTTTTGTGACAGCATTTATGATTCCCTTTTAGACTTAAAGTATTTTGGTAAAAATCTAATAATTGAAAAAGATTATAGAGATGTTCCAGGCAAGAATTGGGAATGGATAAAAAAAGGAGTTCCCCTTAGAATTGAAATAGGTCCAAGGGATATTGAAAACAATTCAATAATGGTTTCAAGAAGAGATTTGGGGCCAAAAGAAAAAAAATCATTTACAATTGATGAGCTGAAATCATGTATTTGTGATATTTTTGATGAAATTCATGACTCAATGTTTGAAAAGGCCAAACAATTTTTAGCTGCCAACACAAAAGAAATTAATAATAAAGATAAATTTATTTCTTTTTTCACTCCTGAAAATTTAGAAAAACCAGAAATTCACGGGGGATTTGCTGTTTCCGGCTGGTGTGGGGATCCTGAATGTGAAGAAAAGATTCAGGAGGAACTTAAGGTTACAATCAGATGCCTGCCTTTTGGATATAAAGTAAATCAGGGCGAGCAATGCGTTTATTGCGAAAAGAAAGCAAAAGAAAAAGCTGTTTTTGCAAAAGCATATTAG
- the ispG gene encoding flavodoxin-dependent (E)-4-hydroxy-3-methylbut-2-enyl-diphosphate synthase — protein sequence MERKKTKQIKVGNVHIGGDSPISVQSMTNTKTEDIESTINQIKKLENSGCEIVRVAVPGEEAAKALEKICQSSKIPVIADIHFDYKLALFSLDSGVSGLRINPGNIGAKWKVEEVVKAAASLEVPIRIGVNAGSLEKELLTKYGGAVPEAMVESAKTHIQILEDLDFHNIKVSLKASDIDRTIKAYTLFSKISELPLHLGITEAGGLYPGIVKSSIGLGLLLSQGIGDTLRVSLTRDPVEEVRVGFEILKSLDLRQKGVDIISCPTCGRCKIDLFKLLEDVEKELVGINKPVKIAIMGCTVNGPGEAREADIGIAGGDGEGILFKKGKVVKKIPQDKMVEILVKEVKEMVLGKN from the coding sequence ATGGAAAGAAAAAAAACAAAACAAATCAAGGTGGGCAATGTCCATATAGGAGGAGATTCTCCCATAAGTGTTCAGTCAATGACAAACACAAAAACTGAAGATATTGAATCAACAATTAATCAGATAAAAAAACTGGAAAATTCAGGCTGTGAAATTGTAAGGGTTGCAGTTCCGGGAGAAGAAGCTGCAAAAGCTTTGGAGAAAATCTGCCAAAGTTCAAAGATTCCAGTAATTGCAGATATTCATTTTGATTATAAACTCGCCCTTTTTTCTCTGGACTCAGGAGTTTCAGGATTGAGGATAAATCCTGGAAATATAGGAGCAAAATGGAAGGTTGAAGAAGTTGTAAAGGCAGCAGCCTCTCTTGAGGTTCCTATAAGAATAGGGGTTAATGCAGGTTCCCTTGAAAAAGAACTTTTAACTAAATACGGGGGAGCAGTGCCCGAAGCTATGGTTGAAAGTGCTAAAACTCATATTCAGATACTTGAAGATCTTGATTTTCACAATATCAAGGTGTCTCTTAAGGCTTCGGATATTGATCGTACAATTAAAGCCTATACTCTTTTTTCAAAAATAAGTGAACTTCCCCTTCACCTTGGAATAACAGAAGCCGGAGGGCTTTATCCAGGTATAGTTAAATCTTCAATTGGGCTTGGACTTTTGCTTTCCCAGGGGATAGGCGATACTTTAAGGGTTTCTCTTACAAGGGATCCTGTTGAGGAAGTAAGGGTTGGGTTTGAAATTTTAAAATCTCTTGATTTAAGACAAAAAGGTGTTGATATTATTTCCTGTCCTACCTGTGGAAGGTGTAAAATAGATCTGTTCAAGCTTCTTGAAGATGTTGAAAAAGAGCTTGTTGGTATAAATAAACCCGTAAAAATTGCAATTATGGGCTGTACTGTAAACGGTCCTGGAGAAGCAAGAGAGGCAGATATAGGAATTGCCGGAGGAGACGGGGAGGGGATTTTATTTAAAAAAGGGAAAGTTGTAAAAAAAATTCCCCAGGACAAAATGGTTGAAATTCTTGTTAAAGAAGTAAAAGAAATGGTTTTAGGCAAAAACTGA
- a CDS encoding transglycosylase SLT domain-containing protein, with protein sequence MNQKDKVVILKYFTEFFLILLLSVSIYLCYYVYINETKNQKLELFDEITNSGILKAAIIDYDITDKYPGPGNEYFIDVADFLASRLWARLELINCKTFKEAEELVLSKKADILIISNPKDKYKKTSLAFSKPYLTVSWHLVVNRDNLAVNNIKDLKKDHKLIVTKNCPGIKNIPKSEKENLNLIETTEFNIENIFSKIESGEITGTIADNLTGRSLKYLHPKVALADQVNENTQIGFALHPLAKDLMFRINIFIDNIKDEEILNLIASHYFHKVDVFEYLDLRKFHRKINSKIPEYYPLIKKYADEYQLDWRLLTAQIYQESHFDEWAKSNAKAKGLMQLMPNTAAALGVRNIYSPEENIRAGAMYLKKLYDIFSSSSGEDRMKIALASYNVGQGHIYDARKLSRKFGVDPEKWYNMVMILPLLKKKEYYSTLTYGYARGDEPVTYVRKIYGFYKILKIIFPAEPDFSIKGSAEKQ encoded by the coding sequence TTGAATCAAAAAGACAAGGTGGTTATTTTAAAATATTTCACAGAATTTTTTCTGATTCTGCTCCTTTCAGTGTCTATTTACCTTTGTTATTATGTTTATATAAATGAAACAAAAAATCAAAAACTGGAGCTTTTTGATGAAATAACCAATTCTGGAATTTTAAAAGCCGCTATAATTGACTATGATATCACAGATAAATATCCAGGCCCGGGCAATGAATACTTCATAGATGTTGCTGATTTCCTGGCATCCAGACTTTGGGCAAGGCTTGAACTTATAAACTGCAAAACTTTTAAGGAAGCAGAAGAGCTTGTTCTTTCAAAAAAAGCAGATATTCTTATAATTTCCAACCCTAAAGACAAATATAAAAAAACTTCCCTTGCCTTTTCAAAACCTTATCTCACAGTTTCCTGGCATCTTGTTGTTAACAGGGACAACTTAGCTGTTAACAATATAAAAGATCTTAAAAAAGACCATAAGCTTATTGTTACTAAAAACTGCCCCGGGATTAAAAACATACCAAAATCTGAAAAAGAAAACCTCAATTTAATTGAAACCACTGAGTTTAATATTGAAAATATTTTTTCAAAAATCGAATCCGGAGAAATTACAGGAACCATAGCAGACAATCTTACAGGCAGGAGCCTTAAATACTTACATCCAAAAGTTGCCCTGGCAGACCAAGTTAATGAAAATACTCAAATTGGATTTGCACTTCATCCCCTTGCAAAGGATTTGATGTTCAGGATAAATATATTCATTGATAATATTAAGGACGAGGAAATCTTAAACCTGATTGCTTCCCATTATTTCCATAAAGTTGATGTGTTTGAGTATCTTGATTTAAGGAAATTTCACAGAAAAATCAATTCAAAAATTCCTGAATACTACCCTTTGATAAAAAAATATGCAGATGAATACCAACTGGACTGGAGACTGCTTACTGCACAGATCTATCAGGAATCACACTTTGATGAATGGGCTAAAAGCAATGCAAAAGCAAAAGGGCTTATGCAATTAATGCCAAACACTGCGGCAGCTCTTGGGGTTAGAAATATTTATTCTCCTGAAGAAAATATCAGGGCCGGGGCCATGTACTTGAAAAAACTTTATGATATTTTCAGCAGCTCTTCGGGAGAGGACAGAATGAAAATTGCCCTTGCCTCCTACAATGTGGGCCAGGGACATATTTATGATGCCAGAAAGCTTTCAAGAAAATTCGGAGTGGACCCAGAAAAATGGTATAATATGGTAATGATTTTACCTTTGCTCAAAAAAAAGGAGTATTATAGTACCCTGACCTATGGCTACGCAAGAGGAGACGAACCAGTCACCTATGTTAGAAAAATATATGGATTTTACAAAATCCTTAAAATAATTTTTCCGGCAGAGCCTGACTTTTCAATTAAAGGCTCTGCCGAAAAACAATAG
- a CDS encoding MBL fold metallo-hydrolase yields the protein MKGRVDMILKVLPVGPIMANCFVIGCKKTREAVVIDPGDEDERILMALADEKLTLKYIINTHGHFDHVAANKAMKDATGAKILIHEEDAPMLSQLSTMAVSFGLSAENSPPPDRFIEDGDLIEFGELTIKVIHTPGHSKGGVSLYCEKEKVLFPGDTLFAGSIGRTDLPGGSYGDLIKNVRTKLFPLGDDVKVFPGHGPETTIGAERKLNPFFQ from the coding sequence ATGAAAGGCAGAGTTGACATGATTTTAAAAGTATTGCCAGTGGGACCTATAATGGCCAATTGCTTTGTGATTGGATGTAAAAAAACAAGAGAAGCCGTTGTAATAGATCCCGGTGATGAAGATGAAAGAATTTTAATGGCTCTGGCAGATGAAAAACTTACTTTAAAGTACATCATCAACACCCATGGACATTTCGATCATGTAGCTGCAAACAAGGCTATGAAAGATGCAACCGGTGCCAAAATTCTAATCCATGAGGAAGATGCCCCCATGCTGTCCCAGCTTTCTACAATGGCTGTAAGTTTTGGGTTAAGTGCTGAAAACTCACCTCCGCCTGACAGATTTATTGAAGATGGAGATCTTATAGAGTTTGGAGAACTTACTATAAAAGTTATTCATACTCCCGGGCATTCAAAGGGAGGAGTTTCTCTTTACTGCGAAAAAGAAAAAGTTTTGTTTCCCGGAGATACTTTGTTTGCAGGTTCAATCGGAAGAACAGATCTTCCTGGGGGGAGTTATGGAGATCTTATAAAAAATGTAAGGACAAAGTTATTTCCACTTGGAGATGATGTAAAAGTTTTTCCAGGTCATGGGCCTGAAACAACAATTGGTGCTGAAAGAAAATTAAATCCATTTTTTCAATAA
- the nusB gene encoding transcription antitermination factor NusB, translating to MGYRRKARELALQALFYMDIRNSFSNESLMLFKKYLSSGESEFLNLLTEGVVENKEDIDRVIEKHSSNWRLHRMSCVDRNILRFAVYELCYCFDIPHKVSINEAIDIGKKFGTRESGGFINGLLDSIRKTLEKNERQS from the coding sequence ATGGGTTATCGTCGAAAAGCAAGGGAGCTTGCACTTCAGGCTCTTTTTTACATGGATATCAGGAATAGTTTTTCAAATGAAAGCCTTATGCTTTTTAAAAAATACCTTTCTTCAGGAGAATCAGAGTTTTTAAATCTTTTAACTGAAGGGGTAGTTGAAAACAAGGAAGATATCGACAGAGTCATTGAGAAACACTCAAGTAATTGGCGTTTGCACAGAATGTCTTGTGTTGACAGAAATATTTTACGATTTGCTGTTTATGAACTTTGTTACTGCTTTGATATTCCTCATAAAGTCAGTATCAATGAGGCTATAGACATAGGAAAGAAATTCGGGACAAGGGAATCGGGAGGATTTATTAACGGTCTTCTCGACAGTATAAGAAAAACCCTGGAAAAAAATGAAAGGCAGAGTTGA
- the ribE gene encoding 6,7-dimethyl-8-ribityllumazine synthase gives MPEIIEAKLDASGKKYAIIVARFNDFITDRLTGGAIDALIRHGAEDNDIEIIKVPGAFEIPLIAKRAAAKEKYDAIICLGAVIRGATPHFEYVSSEAAKGIAMVSLETGIPVVFGILTTDTIEQAIERAGSKAGNKGVEAAMSAIEMANLIKEL, from the coding sequence ATGCCTGAAATAATTGAAGCAAAGTTGGACGCCTCAGGAAAAAAATATGCAATAATAGTTGCCCGGTTTAATGATTTTATAACAGATCGGCTTACAGGCGGTGCAATTGATGCTCTTATTCGTCATGGTGCAGAAGATAATGACATTGAAATAATAAAAGTTCCAGGAGCCTTTGAAATCCCTTTGATTGCCAAAAGAGCTGCAGCAAAAGAAAAATATGATGCAATTATTTGCCTTGGTGCAGTTATAAGAGGGGCAACTCCTCACTTTGAATATGTGAGCAGTGAAGCAGCAAAAGGAATAGCCATGGTTTCTCTTGAAACAGGAATTCCAGTTGTATTTGGAATTCTTACCACAGACACAATAGAGCAGGCCATTGAAAGAGCAGGTTCAAAAGCAGGAAACAAAGGCGTTGAAGCTGCCATGTCGGCAATTGAGATGGCAAATCTTATCAAAGAACTTTAA